In Thermospira aquatica, the following proteins share a genomic window:
- the pdxJ gene encoding pyridoxine 5'-phosphate synthase, whose amino-acid sequence MLYLGVNIDHVATLRQIRLAAYPDPVAIAPLVEKAGAHGITVHLREDRRHIQEHDVRRLRQSVTTRLNLELALSEDIIRIALEVRPDEVCLVPEKRQELTTEGGLDVLSQEKDITAIVKRFHEAGIKTSLFIDADPSQIEAAKRTKTDMIELHTGRYAEANDRTQDIEFERLREGAKVAASLGLQVNAGHGLNYDNTARIAAIPELHTLNIGHAIVARALFVGIEQAVREMLEVMHHGRKGQEPYHV is encoded by the coding sequence ATGCTCTATCTTGGGGTCAATATTGATCATGTAGCCACTCTTCGCCAGATCCGTCTGGCAGCCTACCCTGATCCAGTAGCTATTGCTCCCCTGGTAGAAAAAGCTGGAGCTCATGGCATCACCGTCCACCTCCGCGAAGATAGGCGCCATATCCAGGAACACGATGTAAGAAGACTGCGCCAGAGTGTAACTACACGCCTCAACCTTGAGCTTGCCCTTTCCGAAGACATTATACGCATAGCCCTTGAGGTACGACCTGATGAGGTGTGTCTTGTTCCAGAAAAACGCCAGGAACTTACCACTGAGGGGGGACTGGATGTTTTAAGCCAGGAAAAAGATATCACCGCCATTGTCAAACGATTTCATGAAGCCGGGATAAAAACAAGCCTTTTTATAGATGCTGATCCCTCTCAAATCGAGGCTGCAAAACGAACAAAAACAGATATGATCGAACTCCATACAGGAAGGTACGCAGAAGCAAACGACCGAACACAGGATATCGAATTCGAAAGACTAAGAGAAGGAGCAAAAGTAGCTGCCTCCCTCGGTCTTCAGGTAAACGCAGGGCACGGTCTCAATTACGATAACACCGCCCGTATTGCTGCCATCCCAGAACTTCATACCCTCAATATTGGACACGCCATTGTCGCGAGGGCTCTTTTTGTAGGCATAGAACAGGCTGTTCGTGAGATGTTGGAGGTAATGCATCATGGGAGAAAAGGCCAGGAGCCATACCATGTATGA
- a CDS encoding class I SAM-dependent methyltransferase → MQKLREHYIRFLSADEEYAKLDWEDAYSHLKRFEVLQEAVSLEGKSLLDVGCGVASLYRYLKAYNISFHYTGIDALPEMIHIAQKLSPEAHLLTGDPFQNEIFSPESFDVVFASGIFNLNIGYSHDFLYHAIEKMHLWAKEYVVFNALHCRSQCQETTYLYYNPEQVVNFLSKKYGDTLRLIDDYLINDFTIVMKKH, encoded by the coding sequence ATGCAAAAACTAAGAGAACACTACATTCGTTTCCTCTCGGCAGACGAAGAGTATGCCAAGCTTGACTGGGAGGACGCCTATTCCCATTTGAAGCGTTTTGAGGTTCTTCAAGAGGCTGTATCTCTCGAAGGGAAAAGTCTACTCGATGTTGGATGTGGGGTGGCAAGTCTTTATCGTTACCTGAAGGCATACAATATATCTTTCCATTACACAGGGATAGACGCACTTCCTGAGATGATCCACATCGCTCAAAAACTCTCCCCTGAGGCCCATCTTCTCACAGGTGATCCCTTTCAAAACGAAATATTTTCACCTGAAAGTTTTGATGTTGTATTCGCCTCAGGGATTTTTAACTTAAACATAGGTTACTCTCACGATTTTCTTTACCACGCTATAGAAAAGATGCACTTATGGGCCAAGGAGTACGTCGTATTTAATGCCCTCCACTGCCGCTCTCAGTGCCAGGAAACCACCTACCTCTATTATAATCCCGAGCAAGTGGTAAATTTTCTTTCGAAAAAATACGGGGATACTCTGAGGCTCATCGACGACTATCTTATTAACGACTTTACCATCGTGATGAAAAAACACTAA
- a CDS encoding agmatine deiminase family protein, with product MNHRLPAEWERQDGILLAWPHEKSDWAPLLPEVEKTYTELVKAIARFERVLLVVPPEGTDTLRTRLGEAGVSEEKLMLVELPTNDTWARDFGFITVFDKKGRKKLLDFGFNAWGLKFAACEDNQVNRRLFSGRVFRKGISLVTIGLILEGGGIESDGEGTILTTTQCLLSPNRNPHLSKGEIERALKRYLGARRVLWLSHGYLAGDDTDSHIDTLARFVNPTTIVYVACDDPADEHYEELRLMKEELASFRTMKGKPYRLVPLPLPKACYDEEGNRLPATYANFLILNGAVIVPTYNDEENDPKVLQTFQALFPEREVVAIPALSLIKQHGSIHCVTMQIPEGVLV from the coding sequence ATGAATCATCGTTTGCCAGCAGAGTGGGAGCGTCAGGATGGGATACTTCTTGCGTGGCCACATGAAAAAAGTGACTGGGCACCTCTTCTACCAGAGGTGGAGAAAACCTACACAGAGCTTGTAAAAGCTATTGCACGGTTTGAACGAGTACTCCTTGTTGTGCCTCCCGAGGGGACGGATACCCTGCGAACGAGGCTTGGAGAAGCGGGAGTCAGTGAGGAAAAACTCATGCTGGTAGAACTTCCCACCAACGACACATGGGCGCGTGATTTTGGTTTTATTACCGTGTTTGACAAAAAAGGAAGGAAAAAACTCCTTGATTTTGGTTTTAATGCATGGGGACTGAAGTTTGCAGCCTGTGAGGATAACCAGGTGAACCGTAGACTCTTTTCCGGGCGAGTTTTCCGCAAGGGGATTTCCCTGGTAACCATAGGGCTGATTCTTGAAGGAGGGGGGATAGAGAGTGATGGAGAGGGAACGATCCTGACCACAACGCAGTGTCTTCTCTCCCCCAATCGGAATCCCCATCTCTCGAAAGGCGAGATTGAAAGGGCGTTGAAGCGTTATCTCGGTGCAAGGCGTGTGCTCTGGCTTTCTCATGGATATCTGGCGGGGGATGATACCGACTCCCATATTGACACACTGGCAAGGTTTGTGAATCCAACCACGATAGTGTATGTTGCCTGCGACGATCCTGCCGATGAGCACTATGAAGAGCTTCGCTTGATGAAAGAAGAACTTGCCTCTTTTCGTACGATGAAGGGGAAACCGTACAGGCTTGTGCCCCTTCCTCTTCCAAAAGCCTGTTATGATGAGGAGGGAAACCGTCTCCCTGCTACCTATGCAAACTTTCTTATCCTTAACGGTGCTGTCATTGTCCCTACCTACAACGACGAAGAAAATGATCCAAAGGTTCTCCAGACCTTTCAGGCACTTTTCCCTGAAAGGGAGGTTGTTGCCATTCCTGCACTTTCGCTTATCAAGCAACACGGTTCGATCCACTGTGTGACCATGCAAATTCCTGAGGGGGTTCTTGTATGA
- a CDS encoding carbon-nitrogen hydrolase translates to MKRKLALIQMSCTHDVSTNLQRLTQKIREAAYQKANIICLQELHNTLYFCQEEKVDYFDLAEPIPGPTTNHFSALAKELGVVIVSSIFEKRAPGLYHNTAVVLDTDGSVAGIYRKMHIPDDPGFYEKFYFTPGDLGFHTIQTSYDRLGVLVCWDQWYPEAARLMALEGAEVLIYPTAIGWDPADPQDEKNRQREAWITVQRGHAVANGCYVVAVNRTGYEAWEGVKGIQFWGSSFVAGPQGEILAMAQEEETTLLVEIDLKRSEYVRRIWPFFRDRRIDAFEDLTKRYRD, encoded by the coding sequence ATGAAACGGAAGCTTGCCCTGATCCAGATGTCCTGTACTCACGATGTATCGACAAACCTGCAGCGGCTCACCCAAAAGATAAGAGAAGCCGCCTATCAAAAAGCTAATATCATCTGTCTTCAGGAACTTCACAATACCCTTTATTTCTGTCAGGAAGAGAAGGTTGACTATTTTGATCTTGCTGAACCTATTCCTGGTCCTACGACCAATCATTTTTCTGCTCTTGCAAAGGAGCTTGGGGTGGTGATTGTGTCTTCGATCTTTGAAAAACGTGCGCCTGGTCTTTATCACAACACGGCTGTGGTGCTTGATACGGATGGAAGTGTTGCCGGTATATATCGAAAGATGCATATTCCTGATGATCCTGGTTTTTATGAGAAGTTTTATTTTACCCCGGGAGATCTGGGTTTTCATACCATACAGACCTCGTACGACCGGTTGGGAGTCTTGGTATGCTGGGATCAGTGGTACCCTGAAGCAGCGAGACTCATGGCACTTGAGGGCGCAGAGGTTCTTATCTATCCCACAGCCATTGGCTGGGATCCAGCAGATCCGCAGGATGAGAAAAACCGTCAAAGAGAGGCGTGGATAACCGTTCAGCGTGGGCATGCTGTTGCCAATGGGTGTTATGTGGTGGCGGTAAACCGTACGGGGTATGAAGCATGGGAAGGCGTGAAGGGAATCCAGTTCTGGGGTTCGAGTTTTGTTGCCGGTCCTCAGGGGGAGATCCTTGCCATGGCTCAGGAAGAGGAAACCACCCTTCTTGTTGAAATTGATCTCAAGCGGAGTGAATATGTTCGTCGCATCTGGCCGTTTTTTCGGGATAGGCGTATTGATGCCTTTGAAGACCTTACAAAACGCTATAGGGATTAG
- a CDS encoding carbohydrate kinase family protein: MYDIVSMGEILMDMTPVQGREGFLYEPNPGGAPANVAVACARLEVRSAFIGTVGQDFFGDLLIHTLEANTVDSSCIYRTSQAPTTLAFVHLDKKGERSFSFYRKPGADLFLPWGRKEKQTIENTRIFHFGSLSLTNQPARTVTKKALRYAKKKKKLISFDPNLRPSLWKDLKEAKRQIFSCLKWVDILKLSEEELLFLSAKETFEEALAWAKSLVRPIVLITRGENGVICLFQETIISTGSYHVEVVDTTGAGDAFVGGLLSQLSQEERPFHISRERLLQILKWASAVAAITVSRRGAIPALPSKEEVEKFLARYQEHMPS; encoded by the coding sequence ATGTATGATATTGTATCCATGGGTGAAATCCTCATGGATATGACACCTGTTCAAGGAAGAGAAGGTTTTCTCTATGAACCCAATCCCGGAGGAGCGCCGGCAAATGTAGCCGTGGCCTGTGCCCGTCTGGAAGTACGATCGGCTTTTATCGGAACAGTAGGACAGGATTTTTTCGGGGATCTTCTTATCCACACACTCGAAGCAAATACCGTTGACTCCTCGTGTATTTACCGAACCTCACAGGCCCCCACCACCCTTGCTTTCGTCCATCTCGATAAAAAAGGAGAAAGAAGTTTTAGTTTCTACCGCAAACCGGGAGCTGATCTTTTCCTCCCATGGGGCAGAAAAGAAAAACAAACGATCGAAAACACCAGGATCTTTCATTTTGGTTCTCTCTCCCTTACCAATCAACCCGCCAGAACAGTCACCAAAAAAGCTCTCCGTTATGCAAAAAAGAAAAAAAAGCTCATCTCCTTTGACCCGAACTTAAGACCATCCCTGTGGAAAGATCTAAAAGAAGCAAAAAGACAGATTTTCTCCTGCTTGAAGTGGGTAGATATTCTCAAACTCTCAGAAGAGGAACTTCTCTTTCTCTCGGCAAAAGAAACCTTTGAAGAGGCTCTTGCCTGGGCAAAATCTCTTGTCCGCCCCATCGTGCTCATCACCCGTGGAGAAAATGGGGTGATCTGTCTTTTTCAAGAAACTATAATCTCTACAGGCAGTTATCACGTGGAGGTGGTAGATACCACCGGAGCAGGAGATGCCTTTGTAGGAGGATTGCTCTCACAACTCTCTCAAGAAGAACGCCCCTTTCATATTTCAAGGGAAAGGCTTCTTCAGATCCTCAAATGGGCTTCTGCTGTAGCAGCAATAACCGTCTCCCGTCGAGGAGCTATCCCGGCTCTTCCTTCAAAAGAAGAGGTTGAAAAATTTCTCGCCCGTTATCAGGAGCATATGCCATCATGA
- a CDS encoding protein-L-isoaspartate(D-aspartate) O-methyltransferase translates to MDSDQMSLERMLKHQIIARGIDNPRVLEAMRAVPRHLFVPESLRDQAYEDYPLPIGYGQTISQPYIVALMTDILKLEKHHKVLEIGTGSGYQSAILSLLASRVITIEHKETLWKKAKDRLNSYPNILCIYGNGYEGYPLEAPYDRILLTAAPPNIPQALLDQLTPKGILVAPVGEFHQKLVRITKEQNNQLHEEYICDVIFVPMIPEKE, encoded by the coding sequence ATGGATTCTGATCAAATGTCCCTCGAGAGGATGCTCAAGCATCAAATCATCGCACGGGGTATTGATAATCCCCGGGTTTTAGAGGCCATGCGTGCCGTTCCCAGACATCTTTTCGTTCCCGAGAGTCTCCGTGATCAAGCCTATGAGGACTACCCTCTTCCCATCGGATATGGACAAACCATCTCACAACCCTACATTGTAGCCCTTATGACAGATATCCTTAAACTCGAAAAGCACCATAAGGTCCTGGAAATCGGTACTGGCTCAGGATACCAGTCGGCCATCCTCAGTCTGCTTGCCTCCAGAGTTATCACCATCGAACACAAAGAAACCCTCTGGAAAAAGGCAAAAGATCGGCTCAACAGCTATCCCAACATCCTCTGTATCTATGGAAATGGCTACGAAGGATATCCGCTGGAAGCCCCCTACGACAGAATCCTCCTCACAGCAGCTCCTCCCAACATCCCTCAAGCACTGCTTGATCAACTCACCCCCAAAGGTATCCTGGTAGCCCCTGTAGGAGAATTCCATCAAAAGCTAGTACGCATCACCAAAGAACAGAATAACCAACTCCATGAGGAATACATCTGCGATGTTATCTTTGTTCCCATGATTCCAGAAAAAGAATAA
- a CDS encoding aminopeptidase encodes MAEKKNLPYGYERKNVWDVKKDTIPTMYEFADDYKHFIATCKTERECVKFVEEEALRYGFSHFDFGKKLKAGDRVLLRNGYRNILLAVIGKQPVAEGVNMVVAHLDAPRLDLKTVPLIEDGDMALLKTHYYGGIKKYQWVNIPLALHGTVIRRDGTSVDLCIGEKAEDPVFTINDLLPHLAGKSQGEKKLLDGIEGENLRLVVGNRPIEDKDLSERIKALALKHLHDEYGIEEEDFISAEIEIVPAFGARDIGFDRSMVGAYGHDDRVCSYASYRAIRDFKGIPEKTLVVFLVDKEEIGSYGVTGIRSRFFQNALGKILRAQDPEVSEAAFREMFEKSYALSADVGAVINPMFKEVFDPVVSPRMGYGVILEKYTGSRGKAGASDASAELMGKVRKIFNDNNIVWQPGSLGKVDEGGGGTVAFYLADLGIQVVDCGVGVDGMHSPFEVISKADLYEAYEAYQAFLKDA; translated from the coding sequence ATGGCTGAAAAGAAAAACCTTCCCTATGGGTATGAGCGGAAGAATGTATGGGATGTCAAAAAAGATACCATTCCCACAATGTATGAATTTGCCGATGATTATAAGCATTTCATCGCGACTTGCAAGACAGAAAGAGAATGTGTGAAGTTTGTAGAGGAAGAAGCTCTTCGTTATGGTTTTTCTCATTTTGATTTCGGGAAAAAGCTCAAGGCCGGGGATCGTGTTCTTTTGCGCAATGGTTACAGGAATATTTTGCTAGCAGTGATCGGCAAACAGCCTGTAGCTGAGGGTGTGAATATGGTTGTAGCCCACCTCGATGCGCCGCGTCTGGATCTCAAGACGGTTCCCCTCATTGAGGATGGGGACATGGCCCTGCTGAAAACCCACTACTACGGGGGTATCAAAAAGTACCAGTGGGTCAATATTCCCCTTGCTTTGCACGGGACGGTTATTCGACGGGATGGGACAAGTGTAGATCTCTGCATTGGAGAAAAAGCAGAAGATCCTGTTTTTACTATCAATGACCTCTTGCCCCATCTTGCTGGCAAGTCTCAAGGAGAGAAAAAGCTTCTCGATGGCATTGAGGGGGAAAATCTTCGCCTTGTGGTAGGAAACCGTCCTATCGAGGACAAAGATCTCTCGGAACGGATCAAAGCCCTTGCCTTGAAGCATCTGCATGACGAATATGGGATTGAAGAAGAGGACTTTATTTCCGCAGAGATAGAGATCGTGCCGGCGTTTGGTGCGCGGGATATTGGATTTGACAGGAGTATGGTGGGGGCATATGGCCATGATGATAGGGTATGTAGCTATGCTTCCTACCGGGCTATTCGGGATTTTAAAGGAATTCCTGAAAAGACGCTCGTCGTCTTTTTGGTCGATAAAGAAGAGATTGGTTCGTATGGGGTGACGGGGATACGATCGAGGTTTTTCCAGAATGCTCTGGGAAAGATACTTCGAGCTCAGGATCCTGAGGTTTCTGAAGCGGCTTTTCGTGAAATGTTTGAGAAAAGCTATGCCCTGTCAGCTGATGTTGGTGCGGTGATTAATCCCATGTTTAAAGAGGTTTTTGATCCTGTGGTTTCTCCGAGGATGGGGTATGGGGTTATCCTTGAAAAGTACACCGGTTCTCGGGGCAAGGCAGGGGCAAGTGATGCTTCTGCAGAACTGATGGGCAAGGTGCGAAAAATCTTTAACGACAACAACATCGTGTGGCAGCCCGGTTCTCTTGGGAAAGTAGACGAGGGTGGCGGTGGAACAGTGGCCTTCTACCTTGCCGATCTTGGGATCCAGGTGGTTGACTGTGGTGTGGGTGTGGACGGGATGCATTCGCCCTTTGAGGTGATTAGTAAGGCAGACCTTTACGAGGCGTATGAGGCGTACCAGGCATTCCTCAAGGATGCCTGA
- a CDS encoding nicotinate-nicotinamide nucleotide adenylyltransferase has product MSRVGILGSLFHPPHMGHLRLAETATTFLALDTLLFVPTAFPPHKSFNDLWGYEVRVFLTKIAFCLEPPEELEISAQKLGKFPPTSLASLLAVYRRFYHPCPGWKLWEAEKEKTKPAYTIDTLKKYKLDHPEDEIFLLIGQDEAAVFHTWKRYEEIFSLAQVCVGTRPHAAEFPDMPFVKLPPFEVDVSSTKVREAWLKGENLSGLVPETVQVALESLATNR; this is encoded by the coding sequence ATGAGTCGGGTGGGGATTTTGGGGAGTCTTTTTCATCCACCACACATGGGACATCTCCGTTTAGCGGAAACAGCGACAACTTTTCTTGCCCTGGATACGCTTCTCTTTGTCCCGACTGCTTTCCCACCTCACAAGAGTTTCAACGACCTCTGGGGATATGAAGTACGGGTTTTTTTGACAAAGATTGCCTTTTGCCTCGAACCACCCGAAGAACTTGAGATCTCTGCACAAAAACTCGGGAAATTTCCCCCAACCTCCCTCGCCTCTTTACTCGCTGTTTATAGACGTTTTTATCATCCCTGTCCGGGATGGAAACTCTGGGAAGCAGAAAAAGAAAAAACCAAACCAGCGTATACAATCGATACCCTCAAAAAATACAAGCTCGATCATCCTGAGGACGAAATCTTTCTCCTCATCGGGCAGGATGAAGCTGCCGTCTTTCACACATGGAAAAGATACGAGGAGATCTTCTCCTTAGCCCAGGTATGTGTAGGAACCCGCCCCCATGCTGCCGAATTTCCAGACATGCCTTTTGTGAAACTCCCCCCCTTCGAAGTAGATGTTTCCTCAACAAAAGTAAGGGAAGCCTGGCTCAAAGGAGAGAACCTCTCCGGTCTCGTGCCAGAAACGGTACAAGTAGCTCTAGAATCCCTGGCAACTAACCGATAA
- a CDS encoding uracil-DNA glycosylase yields the protein MESFDPVRALGAYLTGEWVENLRESTLPLSEKGVDQWDEKSRALEKLKQEVVVCKACTLYQQAKQAVFADGTPYTPLVFVGEAPGEEEDNQGLPFVGRAGKLLTETLSKFGVSRSEVYICNILKHRPPGNRTPTEEETIACTPFLRKQLEIIQPKLIVALGNSAAKYLLSTEEGITRTRGREHKSILDFPVFPTFHPAAVLRNYPAYYPLFEADIHQALMRVGLCRK from the coding sequence ATGGAATCGTTTGATCCTGTGCGGGCGCTTGGTGCTTACCTCACCGGGGAGTGGGTGGAAAACCTGAGAGAAAGTACGCTTCCTTTGTCAGAAAAAGGGGTGGATCAGTGGGACGAAAAATCCCGGGCTCTTGAAAAATTGAAGCAGGAGGTTGTTGTCTGCAAAGCGTGCACTCTCTACCAACAGGCGAAGCAGGCAGTTTTTGCTGATGGCACACCGTATACGCCTTTAGTGTTTGTGGGCGAAGCTCCCGGAGAAGAAGAGGATAATCAGGGTCTTCCCTTTGTTGGGAGAGCTGGAAAACTCCTCACCGAGACACTTTCTAAATTTGGGGTCTCTCGGAGTGAGGTGTATATCTGCAATATCCTCAAGCATCGTCCACCGGGGAACCGTACTCCCACCGAAGAAGAGACCATTGCCTGTACCCCTTTTCTCAGAAAGCAGCTCGAAATTATCCAGCCAAAGTTGATTGTTGCATTGGGCAACTCGGCAGCAAAGTATCTGCTTTCAACGGAAGAGGGAATCACCAGGACCCGGGGAAGGGAACACAAAAGTATTCTTGATTTTCCTGTTTTTCCCACTTTTCATCCCGCAGCCGTGTTAAGAAATTATCCTGCGTATTATCCCCTCTTTGAGGCTGATATTCATCAAGCGCTTATGAGGGTGGGATTGTGTCGAAAGTAG
- a CDS encoding aspartate kinase, which translates to MALIVQKFGGTSVGDIERIKNVAKKVKATRDVGNDVVVVVSAMSGNTDYLINLGKQITPNPDKREMDMLVSTGEQISIALLAIALNDIGAKAISFNAMQVGIKTTSDYTKAKILDINTERIRKALQEGYIVVIAGFQGVDEKFNITTLGRGGSDTTAVAVAAALKADRCDIYTDVDGVYSADPRIVPHAKKYDVITFDEMLELASLGAKVLHDRSVMFAMKYNVPLRVLSTFVENEGTLIVKEYKGMENMVVSGIAKKTDEVRISIVGVPDKPGIAANIFQRLAEHKINVNMIVQSVGHDGKSEISFTVLATDLADAKNVMKTVQEEIGASAVEYDENIGIVSVVGIGMKTTFGVAAAVFEELAKNGINIEMISTSEIKISVVIKKELADEAVQVLHARFIG; encoded by the coding sequence GTGGCGCTCATTGTCCAGAAGTTTGGCGGCACATCGGTAGGCGATATCGAAAGAATCAAGAATGTCGCCAAAAAAGTGAAAGCTACCAGAGATGTAGGGAATGATGTGGTGGTTGTTGTTTCTGCCATGAGTGGCAATACGGATTACCTCATCAATTTGGGCAAACAGATAACCCCCAATCCCGATAAACGGGAAATGGACATGCTTGTTTCTACGGGGGAACAGATCTCTATTGCGCTTCTTGCCATTGCTTTGAATGATATTGGTGCAAAGGCTATCTCTTTTAACGCTATGCAGGTTGGGATCAAAACAACCTCGGACTATACAAAGGCAAAGATTTTAGATATCAATACGGAACGGATTCGCAAAGCTTTACAGGAAGGCTATATCGTTGTTATCGCCGGCTTTCAGGGAGTAGATGAGAAGTTTAACATTACTACTCTTGGGAGAGGAGGATCAGATACAACAGCAGTTGCTGTAGCGGCAGCTCTCAAGGCAGATCGTTGTGATATTTATACGGATGTGGACGGGGTGTATTCGGCTGATCCACGGATTGTTCCCCATGCAAAAAAGTACGATGTGATTACCTTTGATGAGATGCTGGAACTTGCCTCTCTGGGAGCAAAGGTGCTCCATGATCGTTCGGTAATGTTTGCAATGAAATACAATGTTCCCTTGCGGGTTCTCTCCACCTTCGTTGAGAACGAAGGAACACTCATTGTCAAGGAGTATAAGGGTATGGAAAACATGGTTGTTTCTGGCATTGCCAAAAAGACAGACGAGGTTCGTATCAGTATTGTTGGAGTTCCGGATAAACCAGGGATTGCCGCTAACATCTTTCAACGACTCGCCGAACATAAAATCAATGTGAATATGATTGTTCAGTCAGTTGGACATGATGGGAAAAGTGAGATTTCCTTCACAGTTCTGGCCACCGATCTTGCTGATGCCAAGAATGTGATGAAGACGGTTCAGGAGGAGATTGGGGCTTCTGCTGTTGAGTATGATGAGAACATAGGGATTGTTTCCGTGGTGGGTATTGGCATGAAGACAACTTTTGGTGTTGCTGCTGCCGTCTTTGAAGAACTGGCCAAAAATGGGATCAATATAGAGATGATTTCTACCTCTGAGATCAAGATCTCCGTGGTGATTAAAAAGGAGCTTGCTGATGAAGCTGTACAGGTGCTCCATGCACGGTTTATCGGTTAG
- the rdgB gene encoding RdgB/HAM1 family non-canonical purine NTP pyrophosphatase, translating to MKEAILCTNNPHKIEEVPQILPMFRWVTLKDIGFHLDIPEDGKTFEENASQKVTFVAQHRERDGMLLVSDDSGLEVDILGKRPGVHSARYLGSDRDYVRKCEGILDELRGVAEADRTARFVCVVAVLLPSGNIKYFHGTCEGRIGFERRGEGGFGFDPIFLPAEYGYQKTMAELTPEEKHAISHRGKAFRAFAAWVEEEGKLYGIV from the coding sequence ATGAAAGAGGCAATTCTCTGCACAAATAATCCTCATAAAATCGAAGAGGTCCCCCAGATTTTACCCATGTTTCGGTGGGTAACGTTGAAGGATATTGGTTTTCATCTTGATATTCCGGAGGATGGCAAAACCTTTGAGGAGAATGCCTCTCAAAAGGTGACCTTTGTGGCCCAGCATAGAGAGAGGGACGGGATGCTTCTTGTGTCGGATGACTCTGGGCTTGAGGTGGATATTCTCGGGAAACGGCCGGGAGTTCATTCGGCGAGGTATCTGGGTTCTGATAGGGATTACGTTCGCAAATGTGAAGGGATTCTTGACGAACTGCGGGGAGTTGCTGAGGCGGATAGAACAGCGCGGTTTGTTTGTGTGGTAGCAGTTCTTCTTCCTTCCGGGAATATAAAATATTTTCACGGGACATGTGAGGGACGTATTGGCTTTGAACGAAGGGGAGAGGGTGGATTTGGGTTTGATCCCATCTTTTTGCCGGCAGAATACGGATATCAAAAGACGATGGCGGAACTTACCCCTGAAGAAAAGCACGCGATCAGTCACAGGGGCAAAGCTTTTCGCGCTTTTGCAGCATGGGTGGAAGAGGAGGGAAAGCTGTATGGAATCGTTTGA